TTTGAAAAAGCTGTTAAGCTTGATCCTTCCCATGAGTATGCTCATAATCAGCTTGGAATATTAAATGCAAAAAAAGAAAGATTTGATATCGCTGAAAAAGAATTTGTAATAGTTGCTAAATTAGATGGAAATAATACGTTTGCCCTTTTATGGCTTGGTATTTTAAGTTTAAAAAATGGGGATATAAACAATTCGTTTGAATATTTTAATAAAATAATAATGATTGACCCTAATAATGCGGATGCTTATTATTTTTTAGGTTCAATATATAATTTTAGGCATAATCCAGCTATGGCTATAGACTATTTGAAAAAAGCAAGAGATGCTGATTCAGAAGAATCCGATACGCATTTTAGGCTCGGACAAGCTTTTAGAAATGTTGATATGGTAAATAACGCGGAGCTTGAGTATAAAAGAGCTATCGAAATTAAGCCAACATTCACAAAAGCTATAAATGAGCTTGGCTGGATTTATTTTAATAGAGGAGAATTTCAAAAAGCTATTGACCAATGGGAGGAGACTTTAAGGATTAATAACAAGGATACTGACGCTATTTTTAATC
The Desulfobacterales bacterium genome window above contains:
- a CDS encoding tetratricopeptide repeat protein, which translates into the protein MKKLILIFFILVSSVYAEDVNDLIFQASDLHYKGKLDEAIAQFEKAVKLDPSHEYAHNQLGILNAKKERFDIAEKEFVIVAKLDGNNTFALLWLGILSLKNGDINNSFEYFNKIIMIDPNNADAYYFLGSIYNFRHNPAMAIDYLKKARDADSEESDTHFRLGQAFRNVDMVNNAELEYKRAIEIKPTFTKAINELGWIYFNRGEFQKAIDQWEETLRINNKDTDAIFNLAKAYNDLALEAIKSDKRKEAMKFWKKTLSIDPKNKAAKFYYGKYSK